A region of the Romboutsia hominis genome:
TTTATCTTTAATAATTCATTTTCTACATCATAGGATAAATTTTCATTAGAGTTATTAATTTTATAATTCTCTTTTAAATTATTATCAGCAATTGGCTCTACATTATTACTTATAAATGTATTTTCATTTACAAATATTTCTTTGCTACTTATTATGTCTTCTACTTCTATATTATTTATATCTCTTTGTAATATATTGTTGTCATATACCCTTACACTTTGAACTCTTACTAATTTTTCTATATAATTTTTTATCATAAGACTATTTCTAAGCTTTAAATTATCATTTTCGTAAAGACTATAGATCACTTCTTTTAAGCTGTCTTTTGATTCTTTACTTAATATAAATCCTTTATTAGTTAATATGTCTAGGCATATTTCATATAATTCAATATTTGTATAGTCCTCAAAGTCTAACCATATAGGGAATCTATAATTTAAAGACTCATTTAATAAAACTAATTCTTTCATTTTATCTTTTTGGCCAGATAAAACTATTTTTATTTTATTTTTATTGTTATCTATAAATTTTAAAAGTATAGAAATTATTTCTTTGTAATTATTAATATCTAATAATAAGTGAGCCTTATCTATTAATACTATTTTACCTAAAGATTTATTTAGTATATCTTCTAATTTTAAGCCACTATTTATTTCACCTATTATTTCTCTTATATCAATTTCTACTATATTCTTAGACTTTATCATATCCCTTGAGTAATACATTTCTGCTAATATGTTTAAAATAGATTTTTTACCTGTTCCTACATTTCCTGTAAATACTATGTTACTATACTTATTTCTATTATTTTTTTTGCCTAGTTTTACTCTCTTTTCTTGTATTTTAATAAGTTTGTATTCATTTCTTAAAAATTCTTTTGCTTTTTCATTTCCTTTAAGAGATTTAAGTTTTTCTTCTAAATCAAACTCATACTCTGATACTTTAATTTTTTCTATATCTTTAGTTGTAATTAGATTCATTTCATAGGTGCTTATGTTTTCTTCTGCTATTCTTATGCTTTGATTTCTTATTAGATTTTCTACATAATTTCTAACCATTCTACCATTTCCTGATGTAGAATCTGATTCTTCATATATATCTTCAAAGCTTTTTTTAAGAGATACATATGCATTTTTAGATAATTTGAATCCTGTTGAATCTATTAAATTAATAGCCATTTCTAATAGTTCATTTGGGTTGTAATCTTCAAAAGTTGTCCAAATTGGGAATCTTGATTTTAATCCTATATTAACATCAAAGAAATCTTCCATCTCTTCTTCATATCCTGCAAGTATTACTACAACCTCTTTAGAATAGTCTTCTATAAGCTTAAGAAGTGTTTCTGTAGCCTCTCTACCTAATGAATCATTAGCTAATGTATAGGCCTCATCTATAAATAAAACTCCTCCTATAGCCTCTTTAAACTTTTCTTCAGTCTTTTTACTAGTTTCACCTGGTACCTCTGATATAAAACTTGATCTATCCGTTTCTATCATCTGACCTACCTTTAAAAGACCCATGCTATTTAGCATTTCTGATACTAATCTTGCTATACTAGTTTTACCTGTTCCTGGATTACCTACAAACACCATATTTAAGTTTTGCTCTATTTTAGTATCTATTCCCGCTGCTTTTCTCTTCTCTTGTGCAACTATAAGCTTATATTGGTTTCTAAGTAAGCTTTTAACTTCATTTAAACCTACTATTTGGCTTAGTCTTTCTTCTAAATTAAATTTTGCTTTTGCTTTAAAGTTGAAATTGTCTCTTTCTAGCAAATCTATTTCCTTACTTTTATCATTTATATACTTTTTAGATGCATCTAATATAGCATTTTCAACTATATTTCTTACAAATCTAGCATTACCTAAATCATTTTTACCACTTATTTGATTTTTCGCAAATAAGTCTATTAATTCATTTTTAACGTTTTTTGCTATTCTATATCCTTTTGATTTTGCAATATTTAAAGCTATCTCATACATTTCATACGGAGTATAATCTTCAAAATGTATAGTGTTTAAAAATCTTGATTTAAGACCTGGATTAAATGCTAAAAATTCATCCATATCTTTTTCATAT
Encoded here:
- a CDS encoding AAA family ATPase, encoding MLNVLSNVYPNTCLNLDNNYIIKNKFLIQANDEDEDTINNIVCHNKFLVYTTNDEKFNIEEHFTKSFSNNIDKVLYTKPLNKEERNKIVKREVLETIKIKEENHNVKIVLDIKEDDQSDEYFGICKYLQETYKKDSNFGISEYVSYKLCKPLTNLILKENIKENSTILIYVDNDEIYCNIKNEIFSLSDYSTPTLEEVEYKLNSIIGMKDLKEFLTSVKNNYKVQKIRERLGLKTSNISLNMIFAGNAGTGKTNAARVTFEYLNALNILSKGIYREVSKADFVTENPAETAKRTIDIINSAMGGVLFIDEAYSLCESDDDKVGKEIIDALLKGIEDNRDDLVVILAGYEKDMDEFLAFNPGLKSRFLNTIHFEDYTPYEMYEIALNIAKSKGYRIAKNVKNELIDLFAKNQISGKNDLGNARFVRNIVENAILDASKKYINDKSKEIDLLERDNFNFKAKAKFNLEERLSQIVGLNEVKSLLRNQYKLIVAQEKRKAAGIDTKIEQNLNMVFVGNPGTGKTSIARLVSEMLNSMGLLKVGQMIETDRSSFISEVPGETSKKTEEKFKEAIGGVLFIDEAYTLANDSLGREATETLLKLIEDYSKEVVVILAGYEEEMEDFFDVNIGLKSRFPIWTTFEDYNPNELLEMAINLIDSTGFKLSKNAYVSLKKSFEDIYEESDSTSGNGRMVRNYVENLIRNQSIRIAEENISTYEMNLITTKDIEKIKVSEYEFDLEEKLKSLKGNEKAKEFLRNEYKLIKIQEKRVKLGKKNNRNKYSNIVFTGNVGTGKKSILNILAEMYYSRDMIKSKNIVEIDIREIIGEINSGLKLEDILNKSLGKIVLIDKAHLLLDINNYKEIISILLKFIDNNKNKIKIVLSGQKDKMKELVLLNESLNYRFPIWLDFEDYTNIELYEICLDILTNKGFILSKESKDSLKEVIYSLYENDNLKLRNSLMIKNYIEKLVRVQSVRVYDNNILQRDINNIEVEDIISSKEIFVNENTFISNNVEPIADNNLKENYKINNSNENLSYDVENELLKIKNLYDLGVIDEVEFKILKGKIINNI